Proteins from a genomic interval of Chryseobacterium indologenes:
- a CDS encoding RNA methyltransferase, with amino-acid sequence MDTENLKIQIKTFFGLEQILAEEIKKLGGRNVEIKNRAVNCEGDLGFLYKINYSARTALKILVPIHEFKAFNQHQFYDRLFKFDWSEFMDVDQSFSIDATVNSETFKHSQFVTLKMKDAIVDYFQDKFKRRPNVETRNPDIKFHLHIDRELVMISMDSSGDPLFKRGYRREQGEAPINEVLASGMLQLAGWDGKGNFLDPMCGSGTLLIEAAMIAMDLPAQLFRKRFGFQNWKNYDAELFSKIKEFRVNRIRQFDGKIVGYDIDARMLNAARMNVEAAEMEDVIEIKKQNFFDSKKELFPLLMVFNPPYDERISINDDDFYKKIGDTFKTHYPNTLAWLISSDLEAVKKIGLRPSRKIKLFNGKLETRFLQYEMYEGTKKVHKLEDKNN; translated from the coding sequence ATGGATACAGAAAATTTAAAAATACAGATAAAAACATTCTTCGGACTGGAACAAATTCTGGCTGAAGAAATCAAAAAACTGGGAGGAAGAAACGTTGAAATTAAAAACAGGGCGGTAAATTGTGAAGGAGACCTTGGTTTTCTTTATAAAATCAATTATTCAGCACGAACAGCATTGAAGATTCTTGTGCCGATCCACGAATTTAAAGCTTTTAACCAACATCAGTTTTATGACCGTTTGTTCAAGTTTGACTGGTCAGAGTTTATGGATGTAGACCAGTCTTTTTCTATTGATGCTACCGTAAATTCTGAGACTTTCAAACATTCTCAGTTTGTAACATTGAAAATGAAAGATGCTATTGTTGATTATTTTCAGGACAAATTCAAGAGACGCCCGAATGTTGAAACAAGAAACCCTGATATCAAATTTCACCTTCATATTGACAGAGAATTGGTAATGATTTCGATGGACTCTTCCGGAGATCCTTTATTCAAAAGAGGGTACAGAAGAGAGCAGGGAGAAGCACCTATCAACGAAGTTCTGGCCAGCGGAATGCTTCAGCTTGCAGGCTGGGACGGAAAAGGGAATTTCCTTGACCCAATGTGCGGTTCCGGTACCTTATTGATTGAAGCGGCTATGATTGCCATGGACCTTCCGGCGCAGCTCTTCAGAAAAAGATTCGGATTCCAGAACTGGAAAAATTATGACGCGGAACTGTTTTCGAAAATAAAAGAATTCAGGGTCAACAGAATCAGACAGTTTGACGGAAAAATCGTAGGATATGACATTGATGCACGAATGCTGAACGCAGCAAGAATGAATGTGGAAGCCGCAGAGATGGAAGATGTTATTGAAATCAAAAAACAAAATTTCTTTGATTCTAAAAAGGAACTTTTCCCTTTATTAATGGTGTTTAACCCTCCATATGATGAGAGAATTTCTATTAATGATGATGATTTCTATAAGAAGATAGGGGATACCTTTAAAACCCACTATCCCAATACCCTTGCATGGTTGATTTCATCTGACCTGGAAGCTGTGAAAAAGATCGGTCTGCGTCCGTCAAGAAAAATCAAACTTTTTAACGGAAAATTAGAGACGAGATTCTTACAGTATGAAATGTATGAAGGGACGAAGAAGGTGCATAAATTAGAAGATAAGAATAATTAA
- a CDS encoding methyltransferase domain-containing protein — translation MEWFESWFDTPYYHLLYSNRDYTEAENFITKLTADLQLPPQSKIIDLACGKGRHSVFLNKLGYDVLGLDLSRQSIESDKQYENQTLIFEVHDMRNPIDADPMDAVFNLFTSFGYFNNENDDKKVFQSVYDVLKPGGYFVLDYLNEEYVRKTLVPETIITRGEIDFRILKKIEGRHVIKDIRFEADGKPFHFFEKVKLHTLEAINVYASECGFERVKIWGDYQLNEFEKETSPRCINLFKKK, via the coding sequence ATGGAATGGTTTGAATCTTGGTTTGATACCCCTTATTATCATTTACTCTATAGCAATAGAGATTATACGGAAGCGGAAAACTTCATTACAAAACTGACTGCGGACCTTCAGCTTCCGCCTCAGTCTAAAATCATAGATCTTGCCTGTGGTAAGGGAAGACATTCAGTTTTTCTCAACAAATTAGGATACGATGTACTGGGACTTGACCTTTCGAGACAAAGTATTGAATCAGACAAGCAATATGAAAATCAGACCCTGATTTTTGAAGTTCACGATATGAGAAATCCGATTGATGCAGACCCTATGGATGCTGTATTCAATTTATTTACAAGTTTCGGATATTTTAACAATGAAAATGATGATAAAAAAGTATTCCAATCGGTTTACGATGTGTTGAAACCCGGAGGATACTTTGTCCTTGACTACCTGAATGAAGAATATGTAAGAAAAACACTGGTTCCGGAAACGATCATTACCCGTGGTGAGATTGATTTCAGAATCCTTAAGAAGATTGAAGGAAGACACGTGATCAAAGATATCCGTTTTGAAGCTGACGGGAAACCTTTTCATTTCTTTGAAAAAGTAAAACTTCACACTCTGGAAGCGATCAATGTATATGCCTCCGAATGTGGGTTTGAAAGGGTAAAAATCTGGGGAGATTATCAGCTGAACGAATTTGAAAAAGAAACCTCTCCGCGTTGTATCAATTTATTTAAGAAAAAATAA
- a CDS encoding branched-chain amino acid ABC transporter substrate-binding protein, which produces MSWSFLDVLEGALSILELFGSKSAPEGKSLNYDESVQKKSSVRSKYFTEKASAGFILVSVVLFFIAFHRPFRAEDQMQAIMGASLIGVIISALFFFVLHVMELYYFKSAFQWLLFSCSVIVFSIALVLCIYYKSEVFI; this is translated from the coding sequence ATGTCCTGGAGTTTTCTTGATGTATTGGAAGGAGCTTTGAGCATCCTTGAGTTATTCGGTTCAAAGTCAGCTCCTGAAGGAAAAAGCCTTAATTATGATGAGAGCGTTCAAAAGAAATCTTCTGTGCGATCAAAATATTTTACAGAGAAAGCCAGTGCAGGATTTATTCTTGTATCTGTCGTTCTCTTTTTTATTGCTTTTCATAGACCATTCCGCGCAGAAGATCAAATGCAGGCTATAATGGGAGCTTCACTGATAGGAGTTATCATTTCTGCATTATTTTTCTTTGTTTTGCATGTCATGGAGCTTTATTATTTTAAAAGTGCTTTTCAATGGCTTCTCTTTAGTTGTTCTGTGATTGTATTTTCTATTGCGTTGGTGCTATGTATCTATTATAAATCAGAAGTGTTTATTTAA
- a CDS encoding ZIP family metal transporter produces MAVLLLILSVISGVFLGKHFGKKEKLAKNLLILSAGFLITICLNEVFPQVYTSGEGSNLGVFVIIGVLLQMILEALTKGFEHGHFHHHNEHNILPVALMVGLFVHAFIEGIPLANEQHEVSPYLLGIVFHNLPISFILGAFLFNGKKDSKSSSYPSLLIVALFALASPMGMLLGNYFNPDLQPYFLAIVGGIFLHISSVIIFESNKNHNIDWIKIGLVVLGVTLALLMHLFHQHPQVPH; encoded by the coding sequence ATAGCAGTACTTTTACTGATTTTAAGTGTCATTTCAGGAGTCTTTCTTGGAAAACACTTTGGTAAAAAGGAAAAACTGGCTAAAAATCTATTGATATTAAGTGCCGGCTTTCTGATTACCATCTGCCTTAATGAAGTTTTTCCCCAAGTTTACACATCAGGGGAAGGCAGTAATCTTGGCGTTTTCGTTATTATAGGTGTTTTGTTACAGATGATCCTTGAAGCATTGACCAAGGGATTTGAACACGGACACTTCCACCATCATAACGAACACAATATCCTGCCGGTTGCTTTGATGGTAGGCTTATTTGTTCATGCTTTTATTGAAGGAATCCCTTTAGCAAATGAACAACATGAAGTATCTCCTTATCTGCTGGGAATAGTATTTCATAATTTGCCGATATCATTCATTCTGGGAGCATTTTTATTCAATGGGAAAAAAGATTCAAAAAGTTCTTCGTATCCTTCCCTGCTCATCGTAGCCTTATTTGCCTTGGCTTCGCCGATGGGAATGTTATTAGGGAATTATTTTAATCCTGATTTGCAGCCATATTTCCTGGCTATTGTGGGTGGAATATTCCTCCACATCTCATCAGTGATTATTTTTGAAAGCAATAAAAATCACAATATCGACTGGATAAAGATCGGATTGGTTGTACTGGGAGTTACTCTCGCATTACTAATGCACCTTTTCCACCAGCATCCCCAGGTTCCACATTAG